A genome region from Bacillaceae bacterium IKA-2 includes the following:
- a CDS encoding chemotaxis protein CheA, with protein MDKSQYLDMFIDESKEHLQAVNDNLLKLENEPENVAIVNEIFRSAHTLKGMAATMGYEDLASLTHIMENVLDGIRNHKIFVSTEILDVVFESVDDLEAMVMSIASGGDGKRDVTKTVAKFEKIEKGESVGVHMNQTEVASTQESIISGIPASLELYDDFEVTVLSQATEQGFNANQIKISLREDCILKAARVYMIFQVLEQIGEVIKSTPTVDALEEENFDLEFTVTLITKETNDDVRNRILKVSEVEKVAVITLDLESYKRKTIDSEVHIEETKKETAQQAPTKRQKQNNSVETTSNKEKVHSPGSKTIRVNIERLDILMNLFEELVIDRGRLEQIASDLKSSELTETVEHMSRISGDLQSIILNMRMVPVEQVFNRFPRMIRALAKDLNKKVNLEIIGAETELDRTVIDEIGDPLVHLLRNSIDHGVEKPEQRQNAEKSDEGKITLKAYHSGNHVFIEVSDDGAGINRDKVLKKAIESGVVSEENGHNLTDKQVYELLFSSGFSTVDVISDVSGRGVGLDVVKNKIESLGGHVAVDSVLGEGTTFSIQLPLTLSIISVMLVEVQKEKYAIPLSTIIETAIVKDKDILAAHNQKVIDFRGNIIPLINLTDFFDVPKTLKQDSYHSIIVIRKGEKMAGLVVDSFIGQQEIVLKSLGNYLTNVFAISGATILGDGQVALIVDCNALIK; from the coding sequence ATGGATAAAAGTCAGTACTTAGATATGTTTATTGATGAAAGTAAAGAGCATTTACAAGCTGTGAATGATAATCTTTTAAAGTTAGAAAATGAACCTGAAAATGTGGCAATTGTAAATGAAATTTTCCGTTCTGCCCATACGCTAAAAGGTATGGCTGCAACGATGGGTTATGAAGATTTAGCTAGCTTAACACATATCATGGAAAATGTTCTTGATGGAATAAGGAATCATAAAATTTTCGTCTCAACGGAAATTTTAGATGTAGTTTTTGAATCAGTTGACGATCTAGAAGCAATGGTAATGTCGATTGCAAGCGGTGGTGACGGTAAGCGTGATGTTACGAAAACAGTAGCGAAATTTGAAAAAATTGAAAAAGGGGAATCTGTGGGTGTTCATATGAATCAAACAGAGGTGGCTTCGACTCAAGAGTCTATCATTAGTGGCATACCCGCTAGTTTGGAATTATATGATGATTTTGAAGTGACAGTTTTATCCCAAGCAACTGAACAAGGATTTAATGCTAATCAAATAAAAATTTCATTACGAGAAGATTGTATTTTAAAAGCTGCTCGTGTTTATATGATTTTTCAAGTGTTAGAGCAAATCGGTGAAGTTATCAAATCGACACCAACTGTGGATGCATTAGAAGAAGAAAATTTTGATCTTGAATTTACGGTTACACTTATTACAAAAGAGACAAATGATGATGTTCGTAATCGTATTTTAAAAGTTTCTGAGGTTGAGAAAGTAGCAGTTATAACGTTAGACTTAGAATCCTACAAACGAAAAACAATCGACAGCGAGGTACATATAGAGGAAACTAAAAAAGAAACAGCTCAACAAGCGCCCACAAAAAGACAAAAACAAAACAATTCAGTTGAAACAACTTCGAATAAGGAAAAAGTACATAGTCCTGGAAGCAAAACAATTCGTGTAAATATTGAAAGACTCGATATTTTAATGAATTTATTTGAAGAATTAGTTATTGATCGAGGTAGATTAGAGCAAATAGCTAGTGATTTAAAAAGCTCAGAACTAACCGAAACAGTCGAACATATGTCAAGAATCTCTGGTGACCTCCAAAGTATTATCTTAAATATGAGAATGGTACCCGTGGAACAAGTTTTCAATCGTTTTCCAAGGATGATTCGAGCCTTAGCTAAAGATTTGAATAAGAAGGTAAACTTAGAAATTATCGGTGCAGAAACTGAACTAGATCGTACAGTTATTGATGAAATTGGAGACCCTCTTGTTCACTTACTAAGAAATTCCATTGACCACGGTGTAGAAAAACCAGAGCAGCGGCAAAATGCTGAAAAAAGTGATGAAGGTAAGATTACATTGAAGGCTTATCATAGTGGGAACCACGTGTTCATTGAGGTTTCGGATGATGGTGCAGGAATAAATCGAGATAAGGTACTGAAAAAAGCGATTGAGTCTGGTGTCGTTTCAGAAGAAAACGGACATAATTTAACAGATAAGCAAGTATATGAATTGTTGTTCTCCTCAGGGTTTAGTACAGTGGATGTAATTTCAGATGTCTCTGGGCGTGGAGTAGGTTTAGATGTAGTTAAAAATAAAATTGAATCGCTTGGTGGTCATGTTGCGGTTGATTCAGTTTTGGGAGAAGGAACGACATTCTCAATTCAATTGCCGTTAACATTGTCGATAATTTCTGTCATGCTTGTTGAAGTACAAAAGGAGAAATATGCAATTCCACTTTCAACAATTATTGAAACAGCTATTGTAAAAGATAAAGACATCTTAGCTGCACATAATCAAAAAGTAATTGATTTCAGAGGAAATATTATACCGCTTATTAACTTAACTGACTTTTTTGATGTACCAAAAACACTGAAACAAGACTCATACCACTCCATTATTGTTATTCGTAAAGGTGAAAAAATGGCAGGGTTAGTAGTAGACTCCTTTATTGGTCAACAAGAAATTGTCCTAAAGTCCCTAGGAAACTATTTAACAAACGTCTTTGCAATTTCCGGTGCAACAATTTTAGGGGACGGTCAAGTTGCTTTAATTGTTGATTGTAATGCGCTAATTAAATAA
- a CDS encoding chemotaxis response regulator protein-glutamate methylesterase — translation MDSLIRVLVVDDSAFMRKMITDLLEEDNRIQVVASARNGQDALEKISQLDPDVVTLDIEMPIMNGLEALKLIMKTKPKPVIMVSSTTTVGAENTVLAMSYGAIEFIAKPSGPISLDLRNVQTELIEKVIICANVKLSKLFQTQQQKTLRLSKLSLKQKQPIELLEKKIVAIGTSTGGPKALTQVLTKLSEGLNAPILIVQHMPAGFTKSLAARINSLSKIRVKEAEDGEIIKKGVAYIAPGGYHLKVRSIGTSVAIQLDQSPPENGHRPAVDTMFSSLASIRDHSIITVIMTGMGSDGTKGLLKLKKNKGVVAIVESEESAVVFGMPRAAIKTNKVDEVVHLDEIASAIERYC, via the coding sequence TTGGACAGCTTGATTCGAGTACTCGTTGTTGATGATTCTGCCTTCATGAGAAAGATGATAACGGATCTTTTAGAAGAGGATAATCGCATTCAAGTGGTTGCATCAGCAAGAAACGGACAGGATGCTCTAGAAAAAATCAGTCAACTCGATCCGGATGTTGTGACTCTTGACATTGAAATGCCGATTATGAATGGTCTTGAAGCGCTTAAATTAATTATGAAAACGAAGCCAAAGCCCGTCATAATGGTAAGTAGTACAACAACAGTAGGAGCAGAAAATACGGTTTTAGCGATGTCTTATGGAGCAATTGAATTTATCGCTAAGCCATCTGGACCAATATCTCTTGATTTGCGTAATGTCCAAACTGAACTTATTGAAAAAGTAATTATTTGTGCAAATGTAAAACTATCGAAGCTATTTCAAACTCAACAGCAAAAAACGTTGCGACTTAGCAAATTATCATTAAAGCAAAAACAGCCAATCGAATTACTAGAAAAGAAGATTGTTGCTATTGGTACCTCTACAGGAGGTCCCAAAGCGTTGACTCAAGTTCTGACAAAGCTGTCTGAGGGTCTAAATGCACCGATTTTAATTGTTCAGCATATGCCTGCGGGTTTCACCAAATCATTAGCTGCACGAATAAATAGTTTATCGAAAATAAGAGTGAAAGAAGCTGAAGATGGTGAAATTATCAAAAAGGGTGTTGCCTATATTGCGCCTGGAGGATACCATTTAAAAGTAAGGAGTATAGGGACAAGCGTGGCAATACAGCTAGATCAATCTCCACCAGAAAATGGTCACAGGCCCGCAGTCGATACGATGTTCAGTTCATTAGCTTCTATTAGGGATCATTCAATTATTACCGTTATTATGACAGGTATGGGTTCAGATGGAACAAAAGGATTACTGAAACTGAAAAAAAATAAAGGGGTTGTTGCAATTGTAGAATCCGAAGAATCGGCAGTCGTTTTTGGGATGCCCCGTGCAGCAATAAAAACGAACAAAGTAGATGAAGTAGTTCATTTGGATGAAATTGCCTCGGCCATTGAAAGATATTGTTGA
- a CDS encoding MinD/ParA family protein, producing MNDQAKNLRRMLHMANEELTTTHVLAVVSGKGGVGKSNFSLNFAIELTKIGKKVIVFDLDIGMANVDILMGVSSKHSVIDMIENELSMWDIIEEGPGKISFVAGGSGLSSMFQLNPQKFSRFTEQLELINGKYDYIIFDMGAGVSKDGLQFVLSANEVIVVTTPEPTSVTDAYAMIKYIQIKDREVPISLLINRVDSISEGTKTFGNLKLVTKQFLKKEVRLIGIIPNDPIVIKAVKAQIPFVLYAPDSKSTNAIKEIALKYTGEKREEINRPFSMFIKKFKKYFTEKIT from the coding sequence ATGAATGATCAAGCAAAGAACTTACGACGGATGTTACATATGGCAAACGAAGAGTTAACAACTACCCATGTATTGGCAGTTGTTAGTGGTAAAGGTGGAGTAGGAAAATCAAACTTTTCCTTAAATTTCGCTATAGAACTGACAAAAATAGGTAAAAAAGTGATTGTTTTTGATTTAGACATTGGGATGGCGAATGTAGATATTTTAATGGGAGTATCTTCAAAGCACAGTGTTATAGATATGATTGAAAATGAGCTAAGTATGTGGGATATTATTGAAGAAGGACCTGGAAAAATCTCTTTTGTAGCCGGTGGTTCGGGTTTAAGCTCGATGTTTCAGCTTAATCCCCAAAAATTTTCAAGATTCACAGAGCAATTAGAACTTATTAATGGTAAATATGATTATATTATTTTCGATATGGGGGCTGGTGTTTCAAAAGATGGTTTGCAGTTTGTTTTATCGGCAAATGAAGTTATTGTTGTGACAACTCCTGAGCCTACTTCTGTGACAGATGCATACGCGATGATAAAATATATTCAAATAAAGGATAGAGAAGTCCCAATATCCTTGCTTATTAATCGAGTGGATTCTATATCTGAGGGTACGAAAACATTTGGAAATTTGAAATTAGTGACCAAACAATTTTTAAAAAAAGAAGTCAGACTAATTGGAATTATTCCAAATGACCCAATTGTTATAAAAGCCGTAAAGGCACAAATTCCGTTTGTGCTATATGCACCTGATAGTAAGTCAACAAACGCTATTAAAGAAATTGCCTTAAAGTATACAGGGGAAAAGCGAGAAGAAATAAATCGTCCTTTTTCAATGTTTATCAAAAAGTTTAAAAAATACTTTACAGAAAAGATAACCTAA
- the flhF gene encoding flagellar biosynthesis protein FlhF encodes MKVKKFVAESMSEAMKKIRLELGGDAVILNSKAVNTGGFLGFFTKKNIEVIAAIDTAPTVRRQIPKKQAKATPSNKVVQKEVNSGKVNQVAKDETLLAEVKALKHIVNGISSSINTQFDDYPEPLRKMNQLLIDQDVLPTIRNEVMKKLLKKWYIQDKESFNDLEITKWAKDLLTDSVSWDEMGGFKFNKKFLNLVGPTGVGKTTTIAKIAAHCVLKHKKKVAFITTDTFRIAAIDQLKTYAKILNVPVEIAYSIDDFKEAKEKFASYDLVVIDSAGRNFLNQLYIDELKKVIDFNEEMETYLVLALTSKYRDMVTIYEQFSKININKVIFTKKDETFSRGAMINLVHEYNVGVSYITNGQSVPDDISEGSANEIVNSILEVDGYE; translated from the coding sequence GTGAAGGTTAAAAAATTTGTTGCTGAATCAATGTCTGAAGCAATGAAAAAAATCCGCCTTGAATTAGGTGGTGATGCTGTTATTTTGAACTCTAAAGCAGTGAATACAGGTGGATTTTTAGGTTTTTTTACAAAAAAGAATATTGAAGTAATTGCTGCTATTGATACTGCACCTACAGTTAGAAGGCAAATCCCAAAAAAGCAAGCAAAAGCGACGCCATCTAACAAAGTAGTTCAAAAAGAGGTAAACAGCGGTAAAGTAAACCAAGTGGCGAAAGATGAAACTTTATTAGCGGAGGTAAAGGCATTAAAACATATTGTTAACGGAATATCTAGTTCGATCAATACTCAATTTGATGACTATCCCGAACCATTGAGAAAAATGAATCAACTACTAATTGACCAAGATGTTTTACCTACCATTCGAAATGAAGTAATGAAAAAGCTATTAAAAAAATGGTATATTCAAGATAAGGAATCTTTTAATGATCTGGAAATTACCAAGTGGGCAAAAGATTTACTAACTGATTCAGTTAGTTGGGATGAAATGGGTGGGTTCAAGTTTAATAAAAAGTTCTTAAACCTTGTTGGTCCTACTGGAGTTGGTAAAACAACAACTATCGCTAAAATTGCGGCCCATTGTGTGTTAAAGCATAAGAAGAAAGTTGCCTTTATTACTACAGATACATTTCGAATTGCTGCTATCGATCAACTAAAAACGTATGCCAAAATTTTAAATGTACCAGTTGAGATTGCTTATTCAATAGACGACTTTAAAGAGGCCAAGGAAAAATTCGCTTCGTATGACTTAGTAGTAATTGATTCAGCCGGGAGAAATTTTTTGAATCAACTTTATATTGATGAGCTAAAAAAAGTGATTGATTTTAATGAAGAAATGGAAACATATCTAGTTCTTGCTTTAACATCAAAATATCGAGACATGGTAACAATCTATGAACAGTTTTCTAAGATCAACATTAATAAAGTTATTTTCACAAAAAAAGATGAAACATTTTCAAGAGGAGCAATGATTAATCTCGTTCACGAGTATAACGTTGGTGTATCTTATATTACAAATGGTCAAAGTGTACCTGATGATATCTCTGAAGGTTCTGCTAATGAAATTGTAAATAGTATACTTGAGGTTGATGGCTATGAATGA
- the flhA gene encoding flagellar biosynthesis protein FlhA, whose product MSIKDLSVLLTVILIVVMLIIPLPPGMLDVLIIANISLALLIILVAMNTKDPLQFSIFPTLLLLVTLFRLGLNVSTTRSILGSGEAGNVIDTFGSFVVGGNALVGFVVFLILIIIQFVVITKGAERVSEVGARFTLDAMPGKQMSIDADLNAGMISDIEAKERRLKIEREADFFGSMDGASKFVKGDAIAGIIIVIINIIFGLIIGMMQLGMSIGDAASKYTLLTVGDGLVSQIPALLISTATGIVVTRGSSDGNLGDDIAAQLLAYPRMLYIAGGTIALLGFITPINLILTIPISGFLIVGGFLLLKKEDKALADIEEAATEEEAGDDLRSPESVVNLLQVDPIEFEFGYGLIPLADTNQGGDLLDRVVMIRRQLAIELGLIVPVIRIRDNIQLQPNEYSIKIKGNEVTKGELLLDHFMAMSPGVDDDTIIGIETVEPAFGMSALWISEEMKEQAELSGYTVVDPPSVVSTHLTEVIKRHAHELLGRQETKQLIDHLKEAYPTLVEDVTPNPLSTGEVQKVLASLLKEKVSIRNLPIIFETLADYGQMTKDTNLITEYVRQALSRQITKQYANPGEPLYVITTSGSLEKKIAEGVQQSEHGNFLALDPNDSQGIIDAVLYEVERMSEMGQMPILLCSPAVRIYIRNLLERYLPHVPVLSYNELEPTIEVQSVGVVNL is encoded by the coding sequence ATGTCAATAAAAGACTTAAGTGTATTACTCACAGTAATCTTGATAGTCGTCATGCTTATTATCCCTCTGCCTCCTGGTATGCTGGATGTTTTAATCATTGCTAATATTTCTCTTGCCTTACTAATTATTTTAGTAGCGATGAATACGAAAGACCCTTTACAGTTTTCTATTTTTCCGACATTACTATTGCTCGTAACGTTATTTAGACTTGGCCTGAATGTTTCAACGACCAGGTCAATTCTTGGATCAGGTGAAGCTGGTAATGTTATCGATACATTTGGTTCCTTCGTTGTTGGTGGGAATGCCCTTGTTGGATTTGTTGTCTTTTTAATTTTAATCATTATCCAGTTTGTCGTTATTACCAAAGGTGCTGAGCGTGTTTCTGAAGTTGGCGCTAGGTTTACGTTAGACGCAATGCCAGGTAAGCAAATGAGTATTGATGCTGACTTAAACGCGGGAATGATTTCTGATATTGAAGCGAAGGAACGTCGTTTGAAAATAGAACGAGAAGCAGACTTTTTCGGATCAATGGACGGAGCTAGTAAATTTGTTAAAGGTGATGCAATCGCGGGTATTATTATTGTTATTATAAATATTATTTTTGGTCTTATTATTGGAATGATGCAACTTGGGATGTCGATAGGTGATGCGGCAAGTAAATATACGCTCTTAACGGTAGGAGACGGACTTGTCAGTCAAATCCCAGCCTTGTTAATTTCAACTGCGACTGGAATTGTTGTGACCAGGGGATCTTCGGACGGCAATCTAGGTGACGATATTGCTGCGCAGTTATTAGCTTACCCAAGAATGCTTTATATCGCTGGTGGAACAATTGCTTTACTTGGCTTTATAACGCCGATTAATTTAATTTTAACAATACCGATTTCAGGATTTTTAATTGTCGGTGGATTTTTACTGCTTAAGAAAGAAGATAAGGCTTTAGCTGATATTGAGGAAGCGGCAACAGAAGAAGAAGCTGGTGATGATCTGAGGTCTCCTGAAAGTGTTGTAAACCTTCTACAAGTAGACCCAATTGAATTTGAGTTTGGGTATGGACTTATTCCGTTAGCAGATACAAATCAAGGTGGAGATTTATTAGATCGTGTTGTCATGATTCGCAGACAATTAGCAATTGAGTTAGGATTAATTGTTCCAGTCATTCGGATTCGAGATAACATTCAATTACAGCCAAATGAATATTCAATAAAAATCAAAGGGAACGAAGTGACAAAAGGGGAATTATTACTTGATCACTTTATGGCAATGAGTCCTGGAGTAGACGATGATACGATTATTGGTATTGAAACAGTTGAACCAGCTTTTGGGATGTCTGCACTATGGATTAGTGAGGAAATGAAAGAACAGGCTGAGTTATCAGGTTATACAGTTGTTGACCCGCCGTCAGTAGTATCCACCCACCTAACGGAAGTCATTAAGCGCCACGCCCATGAACTGCTAGGAAGACAAGAAACAAAGCAATTGATTGATCATTTAAAAGAAGCATATCCAACTTTAGTAGAAGATGTTACGCCAAACCCCTTATCTACTGGTGAAGTTCAAAAAGTTTTAGCTAGTTTACTGAAAGAGAAAGTTTCGATTCGAAATTTGCCGATTATCTTTGAAACATTGGCTGATTATGGGCAAATGACAAAAGACACCAATTTGATTACAGAATATGTACGTCAAGCACTTTCACGGCAAATTACTAAACAATATGCAAATCCTGGAGAACCGCTTTATGTGATAACAACGAGTGGATCATTAGAAAAAAAGATTGCTGAAGGTGTTCAACAATCTGAGCACGGAAATTTCTTAGCTTTGGATCCTAATGACTCTCAAGGAATTATTGATGCGGTACTTTATGAAGTTGAACGAATGAGCGAAATGGGACAAATGCCGATTCTCCTTTGTTCCCCAGCTGTCAGGATCTATATCAGGAATCTTCTTGAACGATATTTACCTCATGTACCAGTTTTATCTTATAATGAACTTGAACCAACTATTGAGGTTCAGAGTGTAGGGGTGGTGAATTTATAG
- the flhB gene encoding flagellar biosynthesis protein FlhB gives MAFLPVNLQFFAQEKTEKATPKKQQETRKKGQVAKSSDINTAIILLLVFIILWLVGSFVGEKIFLFMNYMFQEFLLYTLSPENVESLFIELTIQAVIIVAPILTVAFLAAILSNYLQVGFLFAPEAIAMKLSKLDPIAGFKRIYSIKAIVELLKSILKIFLIGLVTVTILWISMNELLFLSLVPIADSFALVASLVVNMGIAVAILLLFLAVLDYMYQKYDHEKKIKMSKQDIKDEYKKTEGDPLIKSKIKEKQRQMAMQRMMQEVPKADVVITNPTHFAVALKYDGDKMDAPVIIAKGVDFLAQKIKSIAYSNEIITVENRPLARALYEQAEIGDEVPEDLFKAIAEVLAYVYRIKNNV, from the coding sequence ATGGCATTTTTACCTGTTAATCTCCAATTTTTTGCGCAAGAAAAAACAGAAAAAGCTACTCCGAAAAAGCAGCAAGAAACAAGAAAAAAAGGACAAGTAGCAAAAAGTTCAGATATTAATACTGCCATAATTCTTTTATTAGTTTTTATTATCCTTTGGTTAGTGGGGAGTTTTGTTGGCGAGAAAATATTTCTGTTTATGAATTATATGTTTCAGGAATTTTTATTATATACACTCTCACCTGAAAATGTGGAAAGTTTATTTATTGAGCTAACGATCCAAGCTGTTATCATTGTAGCTCCAATCTTAACCGTTGCATTTCTCGCAGCTATACTGAGTAATTACCTACAAGTTGGATTTCTATTTGCACCAGAAGCGATTGCGATGAAATTAAGTAAACTCGATCCAATTGCAGGTTTTAAAAGAATTTACTCAATTAAAGCTATTGTAGAACTACTAAAATCAATTTTAAAAATATTTTTAATTGGCTTAGTAACGGTTACGATTTTATGGATTAGTATGAATGAATTATTATTTTTATCTTTAGTTCCAATTGCAGATTCGTTTGCCCTTGTTGCTTCGCTAGTTGTAAATATGGGGATTGCAGTCGCTATTCTTTTACTTTTTTTAGCTGTTCTGGATTATATGTATCAGAAATACGACCATGAAAAGAAAATAAAAATGTCAAAACAAGATATAAAAGATGAGTATAAAAAAACCGAAGGTGACCCATTAATTAAGTCGAAAATTAAAGAAAAACAGCGGCAGATGGCAATGCAACGAATGATGCAAGAAGTTCCGAAAGCCGATGTTGTTATTACAAACCCTACTCATTTTGCTGTCGCACTGAAATATGATGGAGATAAAATGGATGCACCAGTAATCATTGCTAAAGGAGTCGATTTTTTAGCGCAAAAAATAAAAAGTATTGCATATAGCAATGAAATAATAACTGTCGAAAATAGACCTTTGGCTAGAGCTTTATATGAACAGGCTGAAATTGGAGATGAAGTGCCAGAGGACTTGTTTAAGGCAATAGCCGAGGTTTTAGCATATGTTTACCGAATTAAGAACAATGTTTAA